In a single window of the Leptospira sanjuanensis genome:
- a CDS encoding TetR/AcrR family transcriptional regulator, whose amino-acid sequence MISSEDWIMAGLDILYRKGEEFLTIETLCKKLKLTKGSFYHHFKNRADFSQRLLVYWEKTFTDDIIVLASSKSSPQNRLETLQSLTFGLSKNAERAIRAWAFRNSKVKKIQERVDRKRISFLGDVYFKLFKDRRQAEQKARLAYAVFVGVEMILPSLEEKEIKKLYYLF is encoded by the coding sequence ATGATATCTTCCGAAGATTGGATTATGGCCGGACTGGATATTTTGTATCGCAAGGGTGAAGAATTTCTAACGATCGAGACCCTTTGTAAAAAACTGAAACTGACAAAAGGTTCTTTTTATCATCATTTTAAGAATCGTGCGGACTTTTCGCAAAGATTGTTGGTCTATTGGGAAAAGACGTTTACGGACGATATTATCGTTCTTGCGAGTTCGAAATCTTCTCCGCAAAACCGATTGGAAACGCTTCAATCTCTGACCTTCGGTCTTTCTAAAAACGCTGAACGCGCGATTCGCGCTTGGGCCTTTCGAAATTCTAAAGTGAAAAAAATTCAGGAGAGGGTGGATCGGAAGCGGATTTCTTTTTTAGGGGATGTTTATTTTAAACTTTTCAAAGATCGCAGGCAAGCGGAGCAAAAAGCAAGGCTTGCCTATGCGGTCTTCGTCGGAGTGGAAATGATTCTTCCGAGTTTGGAGGAAAAGGAAATCAAAAAATTATATTATTTATTCTGA